In a single window of the Bradyrhizobium sp. ORS 285 genome:
- a CDS encoding RNA polymerase sigma factor gives MRSASADQKSYVAHLSGLLARAGRNDEQAFAELHAATLVKMRKTVRALLPSSADLDDILQDGYVKIWRHAASFDPARASPITWMCTIMRNTAIDSLRATGMPTSELDEALTVADPSATETDDEFDYAQAEPIAREALKRLPEERRRLLALAYLEGESRTRLSERFGVPVGTIKTWLHRSLVTVRKDCLGRASTLTAAAA, from the coding sequence ATGCGATCAGCAAGCGCGGACCAGAAGAGCTACGTCGCACATCTCAGCGGCCTTCTGGCTCGGGCCGGACGGAACGACGAACAGGCTTTTGCCGAGCTCCATGCCGCAACCCTCGTAAAGATGCGCAAGACCGTGCGTGCCCTGCTGCCCTCCTCGGCCGACCTCGATGATATCCTGCAGGACGGCTATGTGAAGATCTGGCGTCATGCGGCGAGCTTCGATCCGGCGCGGGCCTCGCCGATTACGTGGATGTGCACGATCATGCGCAACACCGCGATCGACAGCCTGCGGGCGACCGGCATGCCGACGTCGGAGCTCGACGAGGCGCTCACGGTCGCCGATCCTTCCGCGACGGAGACCGATGACGAGTTCGACTACGCGCAGGCTGAGCCGATCGCCCGCGAGGCGCTCAAGCGCCTGCCGGAGGAGCGCAGGCGTCTGCTCGCGCTCGCTTATCTGGAGGGCGAAAGCCGGACGCGGCTGTCGGAGCGGTTTGGCGTGCCGGTCGGCACGATCAAGACCTGGCTGCATCGCAGCCTGGTCACGGTGCGCAAGGACTGCCTCGGCCGGGCCTCCACACTCACAGCAGCGGCGGCCTGA
- a CDS encoding sigma-70 family RNA polymerase sigma factor translates to MDWAELIGRVAARGDREAFKALFEHFAPRIKGFLIKTGCNADEAEEIAQSTMVAVWTKAAQFDPTTAGAAAWIFTIARNQRIDAARKAIREGRLSKEIVLDEEADPTLAADQIVSRVEDATRVAAAIERLSVEQSTVIRLSFIEERPHSEIAAVLGLPLGTVKSRIRLAMNRLRDLLDDAI, encoded by the coding sequence GTGGACTGGGCGGAATTGATCGGACGTGTCGCCGCGCGCGGCGACCGTGAGGCGTTCAAGGCCCTGTTCGAGCATTTCGCGCCCCGCATCAAAGGCTTCCTGATCAAGACCGGCTGCAATGCCGACGAGGCCGAGGAGATCGCCCAGTCGACCATGGTGGCGGTCTGGACCAAGGCGGCCCAATTCGACCCAACGACGGCGGGCGCGGCGGCCTGGATCTTCACGATCGCCCGCAATCAGCGCATCGATGCCGCGCGCAAGGCAATCCGCGAGGGTCGGCTGAGCAAGGAGATCGTCCTCGACGAGGAGGCTGACCCGACGCTCGCTGCCGACCAGATCGTGTCGCGTGTCGAAGATGCCACACGCGTCGCGGCTGCGATCGAAAGATTGTCGGTGGAGCAATCCACCGTGATCCGCTTGTCGTTCATCGAGGAACGACCGCATTCGGAAATCGCGGCAGTGCTCGGACTGCCGCTTGGTACGGTAAAATCACGCATCAGACTGGCGATGAATCGCCTGCGAGACCTGTTGGACGACGCGATATGA
- the folE gene encoding GTP cyclohydrolase I FolE, with protein MRNTAKKLPFVCDPVTVTQDDVEDAIRTILTWIGEDPSREGLSETPARVARAYKSYFAGYDQNPEDYLRKTFEETAGYDEMVLLRNIPFQSHCEHHMAPIIGRAWVGYVPRSRVVGISKLARVVEAYAARLQIQERMTAEIANIIDEVLQPEGVAVVIKAAHHCISSRGVKKHGVDLTTSRMLGCFRTDPMSRQEFLAMVNSDLKD; from the coding sequence GTGCGCAACACAGCTAAGAAACTCCCCTTCGTTTGCGATCCCGTCACCGTCACCCAGGATGACGTCGAGGATGCCATCCGCACCATCCTGACCTGGATCGGTGAGGATCCGTCGCGCGAGGGCCTGTCCGAGACGCCGGCCCGCGTCGCCCGCGCCTACAAGAGCTACTTCGCCGGCTACGACCAGAACCCGGAAGACTACCTCCGCAAGACCTTCGAGGAGACCGCCGGCTACGACGAGATGGTGCTGCTGCGGAACATCCCGTTCCAGAGCCATTGCGAGCACCACATGGCGCCGATCATCGGCCGCGCCTGGGTCGGCTACGTGCCGCGGAGCCGTGTCGTCGGCATCTCCAAGCTCGCCCGCGTGGTCGAGGCTTATGCGGCCCGGCTGCAGATCCAGGAGCGGATGACGGCGGAGATCGCCAACATCATCGACGAGGTGCTGCAGCCCGAAGGCGTAGCGGTCGTGATCAAGGCTGCCCACCACTGCATCAGCTCGCGCGGGGTCAAGAAGCACGGCGTCGACCTCACCACCAGCCGGATGCTCGGCTGCTTTCGCACCGACCCGATGAGTCGGCAGGAGTTCCTGGCGATGGTGAATTCCGACCTCAAGGATTGA
- a CDS encoding ChrR family anti-sigma-E factor has translation MTISHHPPEDLLADFATGALDEAERLVVGVHVAECSRCRRFVRAIEQLAGAALDKVEPVAMATNAFDAVMARIDRGPRSVPQVSEIAEIDPELADLPEMVKRYKIGKRRRVAPGISMRPIQLSRTGKSRAFLLRSEPGARMLEHTHSGNELTCVLKGSFSHLGGYYGPGDFDYGDDEVDHRPVVGDEGPCLCLVAMTGDLRMHGLLGRIISPFVRL, from the coding sequence ATGACGATCAGCCATCACCCGCCGGAAGACCTGTTGGCCGACTTCGCCACCGGTGCGCTCGACGAGGCCGAGCGGCTCGTTGTCGGCGTCCACGTTGCCGAGTGCAGCCGTTGCCGGCGCTTCGTTCGCGCCATCGAGCAGTTGGCCGGCGCCGCGCTCGACAAGGTCGAGCCCGTCGCCATGGCCACGAACGCGTTCGATGCCGTAATGGCGAGGATCGATCGCGGCCCCCGGTCCGTTCCGCAGGTCAGCGAGATCGCCGAGATCGATCCGGAGCTAGCCGACCTGCCGGAGATGGTCAAACGCTATAAGATCGGTAAGCGCCGCCGGGTGGCGCCGGGCATCAGCATGCGGCCCATCCAGCTCTCCCGTACCGGCAAGTCGCGCGCCTTCCTGCTGCGCTCCGAGCCGGGCGCGCGGATGCTGGAGCATACTCATTCCGGCAACGAGCTGACCTGCGTGCTGAAGGGCAGCTTCAGCCATCTCGGCGGCTATTACGGCCCCGGCGATTTCGACTATGGCGACGACGAGGTCGATCATCGTCCCGTAGTCGGCGACGAAGGGCCGTGCCTGTGCCTCGTGGCCATGACCGGCGACCTGCGTATGCACGGCCTGCTCGGCCGCATCATCAGTCCGTTCGTCCGGCTCTGA